A window of Novosphingobium terrae contains these coding sequences:
- a CDS encoding IclR family transcriptional regulator has product MAMDEEQTPKRRAGIQSVEIGLNVLDALAGLGKPSALSAIVQRCGLSPSQTHRYLASLIVAGMARQDAAGNYDLGPAALRLGLGALARTDVFQTADLAIAEFVEKTGRTVQITALGPFGPTVVRWHVGSPPVVTSLSVGSMLPLLRSATGHIFLAFLPARETRELVAKETAPGYGLRPVDVEGLRRRVRAAGESSVDGTVIPGLRAIAFPIFDLQSRPILTATMLSSDAFDPEHDRAIAAQLREVCLSISAQFGGKPPVD; this is encoded by the coding sequence ATGGCCATGGACGAAGAACAGACACCCAAGCGGCGGGCGGGTATCCAGTCGGTCGAGATTGGGCTCAATGTGCTCGATGCGCTGGCCGGTCTTGGCAAGCCTTCGGCCCTGTCCGCGATCGTGCAGCGTTGCGGCCTGTCTCCTTCGCAAACTCACCGCTACCTTGCCAGCCTGATCGTGGCGGGCATGGCGCGGCAGGATGCTGCGGGCAACTATGATTTGGGGCCTGCCGCATTGCGCCTTGGCCTCGGGGCGCTGGCGCGCACCGATGTCTTCCAGACTGCCGATCTGGCCATCGCCGAATTCGTCGAAAAGACCGGGAGAACGGTGCAGATCACCGCGTTGGGGCCGTTTGGCCCTACCGTGGTGCGCTGGCATGTCGGCTCGCCGCCGGTCGTCACCTCGCTGAGTGTCGGCTCGATGCTGCCGCTGTTGCGATCGGCGACGGGCCATATTTTCCTGGCCTTTCTGCCCGCGCGCGAGACGCGCGAACTGGTCGCCAAGGAAACCGCGCCGGGCTATGGACTGAGACCCGTCGATGTCGAAGGCTTACGCCGGCGAGTGCGGGCGGCGGGCGAATCGAGTGTCGATGGCACCGTGATCCCCGGCTTGCGCGCCATCGCCTTTCCGATCTTCGACCTGCAATCGCGCCCGATCCTCACCGCCACCATGCTGTCCAGCGATGCTTTCGATCCGGAGCATGATCGGGCCATCGCGGCGCAGTTGCGCGAGGTCTGCCTGTCGATCAGTGCCCAATTCGGCGGCAAGCCACCGGTGGACTGA
- the gtdA gene encoding gentisate 1,2-dioxygenase, producing MTKSLPNAQHDQLAALYEEMAPESLTPLWEILSALVLSEPESPARVHRWNYQSARNHLMRAGDLISAEEAERRVLILENPGLKGQSSITPSLYAGLQMILPGEVAPCHRHSQCALRFVIEGEGAYTAVDGEKAIMHPFDLVLTPGGQWHDHGNPTDTPMIWLDGLDIPTVRHFDASFAEKLPEAMHPETVEPGDTLARYGHNMRPMRGGVADRRPSHQPLFHYPYADWRPALDAMAAKAQIDPHLGHALEFLNPADGGAIMPTISAHVRLIPQGYRTRPRRSTDGTTFVVVEGSGEAIVDGERLALSPRDIFVIPSWKALEFVAESQLVLFGFSDKTSQIKLNLYREDLA from the coding sequence ATGACCAAATCCCTGCCCAATGCGCAGCATGACCAACTCGCGGCGCTCTATGAGGAGATGGCGCCCGAAAGTCTGACGCCGCTCTGGGAAATCCTGAGTGCGCTGGTGTTGAGCGAGCCCGAAAGTCCGGCTCGTGTACATCGCTGGAACTATCAGTCGGCGCGCAACCATCTGATGCGGGCGGGCGATCTCATCAGCGCGGAGGAGGCCGAGCGCCGTGTGCTGATCCTGGAGAATCCGGGACTTAAGGGTCAATCGTCGATCACGCCCAGCCTCTACGCGGGTCTCCAAATGATCCTGCCCGGCGAAGTCGCGCCCTGTCACCGCCACAGCCAATGCGCCCTGCGCTTCGTGATCGAAGGGGAGGGGGCCTATACGGCAGTCGATGGGGAGAAGGCGATCATGCATCCTTTCGACCTGGTGCTGACCCCGGGCGGCCAGTGGCACGACCATGGCAATCCCACAGACACACCGATGATCTGGCTCGATGGCCTGGATATTCCCACCGTCCGCCATTTTGACGCCAGCTTCGCCGAAAAGCTGCCCGAGGCGATGCACCCTGAAACGGTCGAGCCCGGCGACACGCTGGCCCGTTATGGTCACAACATGCGCCCGATGCGCGGCGGTGTGGCTGACCGCCGCCCGTCCCATCAGCCCTTGTTTCACTATCCCTATGCCGATTGGCGCCCGGCGCTCGACGCCATGGCCGCCAAGGCCCAGATCGATCCGCATCTTGGCCATGCGCTCGAATTCCTCAATCCGGCCGACGGCGGCGCGATCATGCCGACCATCTCGGCCCATGTACGCCTGATCCCGCAAGGCTATCGCACCCGCCCGCGCCGTTCGACCGATGGTACGACCTTCGTGGTGGTGGAAGGAAGCGGCGAGGCGATCGTGGATGGGGAAAGGCTTGCGCTTTCGCCCCGCGACATCTTCGTCATTCCATCATGGAAGGCGCTGGAATTCGTGGCGGAAAGCCAACTCGTCCTGTTCGGATTTTCGGACAAGACCTCTCAAATCAAACTCAATCTCTATCGGGAAGATCTGGCATGA
- a CDS encoding fumarylacetoacetate hydrolase family protein — protein sequence MMLFEACPPTLAQTTGGDDYPVRRIFCIGRNYAAHAREMGKDPERDPPFFFTKWAETLVPSGSTIAYPSQTGNFHYEAELVVAIGKAGRDIPVVQALDHVYGYATGLDMTRRDLQLVAREQGRPWDTGKNVEQSSPIGPIHPASEIGHPAKGAIRLTVNGHVKQDADLADLIWPVADVIAYISLFYRLEPGDLIYTGTPAGVGAVVEGDVIVVTIDGLEPTEVTVGAPVRD from the coding sequence ATGATGCTGTTCGAAGCATGTCCTCCAACGCTGGCCCAAACGACGGGCGGCGATGATTATCCGGTCCGCCGTATCTTCTGTATTGGCCGCAACTATGCGGCTCATGCTCGCGAGATGGGCAAGGACCCGGAGCGAGATCCGCCTTTCTTCTTCACGAAATGGGCTGAAACCCTGGTGCCCAGCGGCTCGACCATCGCCTATCCGTCTCAAACCGGCAATTTCCATTATGAAGCCGAACTGGTCGTCGCGATCGGCAAGGCCGGGCGAGACATTCCGGTCGTGCAGGCGCTCGATCACGTCTACGGCTATGCCACCGGCCTCGACATGACGCGCCGCGATCTGCAACTGGTCGCTCGTGAGCAGGGCCGGCCCTGGGATACCGGCAAGAATGTCGAGCAATCCTCACCCATCGGGCCGATCCACCCGGCCAGCGAGATCGGACATCCTGCAAAGGGCGCGATCCGCCTCACCGTCAATGGACACGTGAAGCAGGATGCCGATCTGGCGGATCTTATTTGGCCGGTGGCCGATGTGATCGCCTACATCAGCCTGTTCTACCGCCTTGAGCCGGGCGATCTGATCTACACCGGCACTCCCGCAGGCGTCGGGGCCGTGGTGGAGGGCGATGTGATCGTCGTGACCATCGACGGTCTGGAGCCCACCGAGGTCACGGTCGGCGCGCCCGTCCGGGATTGA
- a CDS encoding MFS transporter codes for MAAVIAEAQRASAIDGARFGPFQLGIAALCALIAGLDGFDTQAIAYVAPSIAEVWGLDKAAFGPIFGAGLLGLTIGAFLLSPIADRVGRKAVILFCTAVFGLFALLTARAANMEQLLAYRLLTGIGLGGAMPNLIAITNEYAPSRLKATLVTVMFCGFPLGSTIGGMISAPLIARFGWEAVFVLGGILPVVLLPVLWFAMPESARFLAMGKNAEARLTPILKRIDPSLTPSSFIAQMRGEASDATRQRFPVIELFHDGRGRTTVLLWLAFFMNLLVMYFLVNWLPSLLRGSGLPLSIAIISTAVLNLGGVVGAIVLGRLIDKREPALILGLAYVASALFIVLVAYAGTNVVLLLAGAALAGFGVVGGQIGLNAVAASTYPTAVRATGVGWALGVGRIGSIVGPVAGGALLALGWTSQQLILTAVIPALIAAGAVFLLRKI; via the coding sequence ATGGCAGCAGTTATAGCGGAGGCGCAGCGCGCCTCCGCCATTGATGGCGCGCGCTTTGGCCCCTTCCAACTGGGGATCGCCGCGCTTTGCGCCCTGATCGCCGGTCTGGACGGGTTCGATACGCAGGCGATTGCTTATGTCGCGCCCAGCATCGCGGAGGTTTGGGGTCTGGACAAGGCGGCCTTCGGGCCGATCTTCGGGGCCGGCCTGCTCGGCCTGACCATCGGCGCCTTCCTGCTGAGCCCCATTGCAGATCGGGTCGGGCGCAAGGCTGTCATTCTCTTCTGCACGGCGGTGTTCGGGCTCTTTGCCCTGCTCACGGCAAGGGCTGCCAATATGGAGCAACTGCTGGCCTATCGCCTGCTGACCGGCATCGGTCTTGGCGGGGCGATGCCCAATCTGATCGCGATCACCAATGAATATGCCCCCTCGCGCCTGAAGGCCACGCTGGTGACGGTGATGTTCTGCGGCTTTCCCCTGGGCTCCACGATCGGCGGCATGATCAGTGCGCCGTTGATCGCGCGTTTCGGTTGGGAAGCGGTGTTTGTGCTGGGCGGCATTTTGCCGGTGGTCCTGCTTCCGGTGCTCTGGTTTGCCATGCCGGAATCGGCGCGTTTTCTGGCGATGGGGAAGAATGCGGAAGCGCGGCTGACGCCTATCCTGAAACGCATCGATCCTTCGCTCACGCCATCGAGCTTTATCGCGCAAATGCGCGGCGAAGCCTCCGATGCGACGCGGCAGCGTTTCCCCGTCATCGAACTGTTTCATGACGGGCGCGGGCGGACCACAGTGCTGCTCTGGCTGGCCTTCTTCATGAATTTGCTGGTGATGTATTTTCTGGTGAACTGGCTACCCTCCTTGCTGCGCGGGTCGGGCCTGCCGCTCTCGATCGCCATCATCTCCACCGCTGTGCTCAATCTGGGCGGGGTGGTCGGCGCTATCGTGCTCGGGCGACTGATCGACAAGCGGGAGCCGGCGCTGATCCTCGGGCTGGCCTATGTCGCATCTGCGCTCTTCATCGTGCTGGTGGCCTATGCGGGCACCAATGTTGTCCTGCTGCTGGCGGGCGCCGCGTTGGCCGGCTTCGGCGTGGTGGGCGGGCAAATCGGGCTCAATGCGGTGGCCGCCTCGACCTATCCCACCGCAGTGCGCGCAACGGGCGTGGGTTGGGCGCTGGGCGTCGGACGGATCGGCTCGATCGTCGGACCGGTTGCGGGCGGAGCGCTGCTCGCACTGGGCTGGACGAGCCAGCAGCTGATCCTCACCGCCGTGATTCCCGCTCTGATCGCTGCTGGTGCCGTTTTTCTCCTTCGCAAGATTTGA